From one Pseudomonadota bacterium genomic stretch:
- a CDS encoding thrombospondin type 3 repeat-containing protein: MGTDPYDEDTDGDGVSDLAEVVAGTDPLDPDSNPAAEGNFYFLVPYEETPDPTMDTLVFATDIQMADVFFTVDTTGSMGGEITNLKSSLSTYIIPQIQAIIPNVWFGVGRFDDYPYSPFGDSASGDVVFQLNQAMTSSTASAQTAVNSLSTHYGNDWSESDVPALYAIATGSGFGGYLAAQTGCPAGHIGYPCFRPGAVPIIVLITDAPFHNGPGGYDAYYSITPVPPTYAQAVAALNAIHAKVLTINTSGTTSSSAPEYQHCVQISTDTGAVSDTGPLTIAGSTSGTGLGDNVVNAVETLANGVPMDISVVARDDTSDAVDATIFIDNIVPNTVGGVEDPMNPLVICVGGLATANTDADPQPDMFVDVLPGTPVCFDIYPKMNTTVEETGEPQLFHAFVDVIGDSITVLDTRDVYFLVPPSEPIIE; this comes from the coding sequence ATCGGTACGGATCCGTACGATGAGGACACGGACGGCGACGGCGTCTCGGACCTCGCCGAGGTGGTCGCCGGCACCGACCCGCTCGACCCGGACTCGAACCCGGCCGCCGAGGGCAACTTCTACTTCCTCGTGCCGTACGAGGAGACCCCGGACCCGACGATGGACACGCTCGTGTTCGCGACCGACATCCAGATGGCCGACGTGTTCTTCACGGTCGACACCACCGGCAGCATGGGCGGCGAGATCACGAACCTCAAGTCATCGCTGAGCACGTACATCATCCCGCAGATTCAGGCGATCATCCCGAACGTCTGGTTCGGCGTGGGCCGCTTCGACGACTACCCGTACTCGCCGTTCGGCGACTCGGCCTCGGGCGACGTCGTCTTCCAGCTCAACCAGGCCATGACCTCGAGCACGGCCTCAGCGCAGACCGCGGTCAACTCGCTGTCCACCCACTACGGCAACGACTGGTCCGAGAGCGACGTACCGGCGCTCTACGCGATCGCGACCGGCAGCGGCTTCGGCGGTTACCTGGCCGCGCAGACGGGCTGCCCGGCGGGCCACATCGGCTATCCGTGCTTCCGGCCCGGCGCGGTCCCCATCATCGTGCTCATCACGGACGCGCCGTTCCACAACGGGCCGGGCGGGTACGACGCCTACTACAGCATCACGCCGGTTCCGCCGACGTACGCGCAAGCCGTTGCCGCGCTGAACGCGATCCACGCCAAGGTGCTCACGATCAACACCTCGGGCACGACCTCCTCCTCCGCTCCCGAGTACCAGCACTGCGTGCAGATCTCGACGGACACCGGCGCGGTGAGCGACACCGGGCCGCTCACGATCGCGGGCAGCACCTCAGGGACCGGGCTCGGCGACAACGTCGTGAACGCGGTGGAGACGCTCGCGAACGGCGTGCCGATGGACATCTCGGTCGTGGCGCGCGACGACACGAGCGACGCGGTGGACGCGACGATCTTCATCGACAACATCGTGCCGAACACCGTCGGCGGCGTCGAGGATCCCATGAACCCGCTGGTGATCTGCGTCGGCGGGCTCGCGACCGCGAACACGGACGCGGATCCCCAGCCGGACATGTTCGTGGACGTGCTCCCGGGCACGCCGGTGTGCTTCGACATCTACCCGAAGATGAACACGACCGTCGAGGAGACGGGTGAGCCGCAGCTCTTCCACGCCTTCGTCGACGTCATCGGCGACAGCATCACCGTGCTCGACACGCGCGACGTCTACTTCCTCGTCCCGCCCTCCGAGCCCATCATCGAGTAG